Genomic window (Paenibacillus sp. PK3_47):
TAATGTTGTCAGAGTAGACCGCCGATTCCAAAAAGTCGGAGTCCCGCAGCTTCATGTAGACTGTCTTCGTGCCATCCCCCGTTGCTAAAATCCATGATTTAGACGTCGTGTAAGGCTCCCAGCTGCTCCAAGTTACGTTATCATTTGAAAATTGCATATGTAACGGCTGGTTTTCGGGATCTGATGCCGTCAAGTATAGTGTAACGTCCGGTAACTGCGTAGCTGCAGCGGAACTATTAATGTGAATAGAGCCCGCCGGTGCTTCGTTCACATTAACAACAAGAATGGTGAACGTTCTGTCAAATGTATGATTGGCTTTGTCCTTGACACGAATGCCGGCAGAATAGCTGGCTTTAGTCTCATAGTCAAATTGTCTCTTAGTTATCAATTGATTGCCTGAGATTTCAAATGCATCCGTGTCTCCGGAAATCAGTTCGAATACGGCTGTTTCATCACTGTCCGGGTCAACAGCGGTTAGTGTTCCAACTACAGTTCCAGCTGCCATGTTTTCAGCAACCGAAGTGTTAGTTAGGTTTATTTGTGTAGGAGCCGAATTGGCAGGCGGAGCCGCTTCATTCACTGTGATGGTGTACGTGGAACTCGTAGTACCGTCTTGAGCTATTACTACAATTGGAATCTCGGTAGAACCATCCGCTTCCAGCGTAACAGGGACCTGCTGCCCGTTTGGCGTGGCCGCCCCCTTCACAGTCATCGTCGCTGTTGCTTCCTGAAGAGTCGGTGTGACGGTTACGGATGTCGTACCGTAAGGAACCGAAGTGGTATAGTTCCTCGTCGCCGGGTTAAACGTTAAGCTGCCCGGTGTCACTTGAAGATTGCCCAGTAAAGCGTTCGAGCCGGCCGGCAAAGAGGGAGCTGCCGTCTTTACGGCCCCCGATGACCCGACCGCAATTGCGCGGCCTTCGATTACTTTGATACTGCTAAGGATCTGCCCCCCGCTCGCCAGTCCATTTTCCTTCTCCCAAGTAATGCCGTCCTGAGAGGAGATGATCGTCTCATTTGCCCCTGCAGCATAGAACTTACCTGCACCATACGTAACACTCCAGAGGTCTTTGCTAATATTCGACGACCGGTTTTGCCAAGTCACTCCGTCGTCAGAAGTATAAATATAGCCGCTAAATCCAACCGTAACAAACTTCCCGTTGCCGTAGGCGATACTGTTTAGCGCTTGCTGTGGTGCAGCGGACATAATCCGGTTCCATTGCACACCATCCGTTGAGGAATAAAGCACCGGCGTGTAGTCTGTGCTATCCCCGACTGCGATAAACTTGCCCTCCCCATAGGTAACTCCATAGAATCCGGCGGCGTCACCCCGCGAATAATTTCTCCAATTATGGCCATCTGAGGAAGAAATGATGGCACCGTCTGTTTCCCCTACAGCAACGTAGGCAGCATTATTTCCGTCATTCTTAATTGCGATGGAAGTAAGCCTTGCCGAGACGCCCGAAGCACGTTGCGTCCAGTTATCCCCACCAGTCGGGGATGTGAGAATCACACCATTAGCACAGACTACTACCCACTGTCCCTCCGTGTATTCTGCTGCTACTGCTTGGCAGCCTTTGGATGACAATGGTGTGGCCGCCTTACTGAATGTTGTTCCATTGTCAGAGGTGGAATAATCACCAAAAGCGGAAAAGATAAGCCACTTCCCATTGCCATAAGCAACGCCATTGAGTGCTCCCGTTAACCCTCCTGAGTTGCCATTGCTCCAAGAGGCTGTTGCCGCTTGGGCTATAGGGGCCCATTGTCCTATACCACCCGGGAATAGCAGCAGTATGCACACAAGCAGTAAACACATACCCCTTTGAATTTTAGTAAAACGACTTTTTACCATAGAACCCCCCTATAATGATTGCCTTTGGATACACTCCCCGATGTATCGATTTCGATGAACGCTAGTTCACATTTCTATCATAATTTATACATATGACATCAGTAAACAAAATTCGACAAATATCAAAACCTTAATGTAGTTCCTGGCTTTCTTTTGATGATTGGGAGGGGACAGCCTGCCGGTTTAAGCATAGTGTGTACTCTTTGCGCATTATGTCATTTTGCATATAATAATCTGGAGTAACTAATCTTTTACAATTATCAGTAGCTCTTGTTTGAACGTCTGTATTAAGGTCATATAAGTCAAAGTGGTTTTCTGTGATGCAGTCAAATTAAATTATTGTATCGGAGGGCGAATTAATAATGAAATTATTTCTGGTCAACAGCATTAGAACAAATAATTTTAATGATGAACAAATCATGGGGAAAATCCAAAATATGTGGGAAGAAGCCTACGGTAATCTGGGATATCATCAGAATAGTATCTTTGGTATTTATTATGACTATGAGAGTGACTATAAAGGTGATTATTCATTAAGCGTTGGTATTGAAGAAAGTTATGGGGAAGCTTTTGTTGAAATACCCAAAAACGGGAAATACGAAATATTTAAAGTGGATACTACTGACGAAAAAGGTGTCATTAATACTTGGAGTAAGATATGGGAACAAGAGGAAGCGGGTTTACTGGAAAGGGCTTACTCATATGATTTTGAAAAATATTCAACTAACGGGGAGATTGAAATTTACATAGCAATAAAGTAAAAAGTATTCAACATTTGTGGAGAGGGTAGCTTTACTAGAGCTCCAAATAGCACAGGATGAAAGACAAATAGACCGCAACCCTTTGCCGGGAGGGCGGTCTATTTGTCTTTATTGGTCCTTTATTGAAGACAGCCACCGGAAGACAGCCTACAGCCGCTGCACGAGCGTGGTATAGTAGGCGTTACCGTTTCGCTTATCCAGCTTTTCCGCTGTAGTAAGAGCTAATTGCTGGAAGTGTCTCGCGAGCGAATCTACCTCCCCGGACTTGTGCTCACACGGGTGTCCGGCCGGTAGCTTGACCTGGAAGCGGATGGATTCTTCTGCCAGCCGGCGGAACAGCTTGGCCGAATAGGCATTGAAGATCATCTGATCAATCGGGTTCTCATGATCGAGAGAAGAGGCGATATACTCTTCAAAAACCTCCAGCGCCTTGATAGGATCGGTCAAGGTCAGGTAACCAATATGCTCTCCCTGGTGATACAGAAAGTCGCGGTTACCTTTTACCAATTTGTAGCCTTTCTTCTGAAGCTTATCCGCTTCCTTCTGGCGGCCCAGCCGCAGGAGGGGGAACAGCACCTTGGTGATGGTCACGTGAGGGACCTCGCCGCAGCTCATTTTACCCTTGAGAATCGGCTCGGCAGCCTTCACGGCCCCTTCATCGTCTTCCCGCTTCGCCAGAAACTCGACAAGATGGTGCTGCTCACAGGCCTGACAATCGCTCATCT
Coding sequences:
- a CDS encoding effector binding domain-containing protein; this encodes MKLFLVNSIRTNNFNDEQIMGKIQNMWEEAYGNLGYHQNSIFGIYYDYESDYKGDYSLSVGIEESYGEAFVEIPKNGKYEIFKVDTTDEKGVINTWSKIWEQEEAGLLERAYSYDFEKYSTNGEIEIYIAIK